One genomic segment of uncultured Desulfobacter sp. includes these proteins:
- a CDS encoding lysozyme, whose product MRYMRMAGFIIIVLASGFAAGCGDVEAPSYPSVDTPTAGIFLEPEERAALPPGVSLRGVYDKGLQLTKESEGFRSHLYNDAARYCTIAYGHLVKLAPCDGSEPEEFLQGVSEPKGAQMLRKDMELAERAVLTAVKLPLTDGQYAALCDFVYNVGRGNFRRSTLLKVINKDEFDRVPFQLRRWVKAGGRELEGLKTRREREIELFFEDIGIPRAAPAPDEILTPVDIRQGES is encoded by the coding sequence ATGCGTTATATGCGTATGGCAGGATTCATTATCATCGTGTTAGCGAGTGGATTTGCGGCAGGATGTGGGGATGTTGAAGCACCCTCTTATCCATCAGTAGATACACCTACTGCAGGCATTTTTCTTGAACCTGAAGAACGGGCGGCCCTGCCTCCAGGAGTCAGCCTCCGGGGCGTATACGACAAAGGGTTGCAGCTGACCAAAGAATCGGAAGGATTTCGAAGTCATCTTTACAACGATGCGGCCCGGTACTGCACCATCGCATATGGTCATCTCGTCAAATTAGCTCCCTGTGACGGCAGTGAACCCGAAGAGTTCCTTCAGGGCGTCAGTGAACCCAAAGGCGCCCAAATGCTTCGAAAAGACATGGAGCTGGCCGAGCGGGCAGTGCTGACAGCGGTAAAACTGCCATTGACGGATGGTCAATATGCTGCCCTGTGTGATTTTGTTTACAATGTCGGAAGGGGGAATTTTCGACGCTCGACACTTCTTAAGGTCATTAATAAAGACGAATTTGACCGGGTGCCCTTCCAGTTACGCCGCTGGGTAAAAGCCGGCGGCAGGGAGCTGGAAGGCCTGAAGACGCGACGCGAGAGAGAAATTGAACTTTTTTTTGAAGATATCGGCATCCCCCGGGCAGCACCTGCTCCGGACGAAATCCTGACGCCGGTTGACATTCGGCAGGGTGAATCGTGA
- a CDS encoding caspase family protein: MRHFLDSRRLSVTMIFFLMYMVGMHATGCQGEDTNQKNSPVAGTSEICSPGEAIDTDGQRRLALIVGVGEYKNNNIPDLKGPPNDARRFYELLTGKNGYAFPRQNVCLLLDEQATTGQFKKLFDKALVERARENDVVVIFFAGHGSQARDKNGDEPDEWDETLMFHDARTDGILDLRDDEFNQMLARLHRKTRHITVILDSCNAGTATRDPDAGTTAARFFEPMADDADAVPSSAVAGGDQDAGWVTESLAGTVIFSAATDSNPALEKNGKGIFTDALLKILADAGNQPMTYAQAARQVPLLVAAESPQVPYFHGDLSRTVFDSKTRDRPIAWEVLKAGPPLELGGPALPGIGEGAEFRIYDGAVTGADTRDPGKSKATVVLTRVTGLNAIAGISAAEQDHPEIKPGDLAVLVRPANSYIALKVRIRPPDESGGVPAERARKIRKAVEKDKETGLSIKLVEGSGDFELSLGNDNRLILKGPENRIRNTYASDTVIAESLRQHARQRALLQLRGDGGSDFIDNETLKVSLIPASKQNRCAEGIWEQAEPNTLQIIPLCHAWNIQVALSSGSPTPFLIGALIFSTDGGIFSLPRDGRKVRLMPGERYLFNASGETFMGTPPLNVQDRIIVFGTQETNPVEWGQFAEPAASRSPGTSGLQQALHRYFQKGKRGIGTVDEGSVENSTWTLSSIAVRVEANQRFLNMAKVSGQPFDWREYTLTHFDIRPYLPDDKTTALYKVLERSDWLARASAGDGFGYRQHAWDGISDEENLQRGIDCSRAIWFAFTRSGLPYNRDDRYLTTAMMASDNTLMQDEFDRCDDNMPLQTGDILVYRDDVRGDGHVVMVIDPEKRIAWGSHGWDGNPRILPVEPDTGVEYQKIKYKKDWERWDRKTMTRKARWRYRRFAQEFVDYRGQPGLKALKDICNDKLNCGR; encoded by the coding sequence ATGCGACACTTTTTAGATAGTCGGCGGCTGAGTGTAACCATGATTTTTTTTTTAATGTATATGGTCGGAATGCACGCAACGGGATGTCAGGGGGAAGACACAAACCAGAAGAATTCGCCGGTTGCCGGAACATCGGAAATATGCAGTCCCGGAGAGGCCATTGACACCGACGGACAGCGACGCCTGGCGCTGATTGTCGGTGTCGGTGAATACAAAAACAACAACATTCCCGATCTCAAGGGACCGCCTAATGATGCTCGCCGGTTTTATGAACTTCTGACCGGGAAAAACGGGTACGCCTTCCCCAGGCAGAATGTCTGTCTGCTTCTCGATGAACAGGCAACTACGGGACAGTTCAAAAAGCTGTTTGACAAGGCTCTTGTCGAACGGGCCCGTGAAAATGATGTGGTTGTGATTTTTTTTGCCGGTCACGGCTCACAAGCTCGCGACAAAAACGGCGATGAACCGGATGAATGGGATGAAACATTAATGTTCCATGATGCCCGTACCGACGGTATTCTGGATCTGCGTGACGATGAGTTCAATCAGATGCTGGCACGGCTGCACCGAAAAACCCGCCATATCACCGTCATTCTGGACTCATGTAACGCCGGTACCGCAACCCGGGACCCCGATGCAGGCACGACGGCGGCCCGTTTTTTTGAACCCATGGCGGATGACGCCGATGCGGTTCCTTCCAGCGCGGTCGCAGGTGGAGACCAAGATGCCGGATGGGTCACCGAGTCGCTGGCGGGCACGGTAATTTTTTCCGCTGCGACCGACAGCAATCCGGCGCTCGAAAAAAATGGAAAGGGCATTTTCACGGATGCACTGTTGAAAATTCTGGCAGACGCGGGCAATCAACCCATGACATACGCTCAGGCTGCCCGGCAGGTTCCCCTTCTGGTTGCCGCGGAAAGTCCCCAGGTTCCATATTTTCACGGAGATCTTTCCCGCACGGTTTTTGACAGTAAAACCCGCGATCGTCCGATTGCCTGGGAAGTTCTCAAAGCAGGTCCTCCACTCGAACTCGGTGGCCCGGCACTGCCGGGAATTGGAGAGGGTGCGGAATTCCGCATCTATGACGGCGCCGTTACCGGGGCGGATACCCGTGATCCAGGCAAGTCCAAGGCGACGGTGGTCCTTACCCGGGTCACCGGACTGAACGCCATTGCCGGCATATCCGCCGCCGAACAGGATCATCCGGAAATTAAACCGGGTGATCTCGCGGTGTTGGTTCGTCCCGCAAATTCATATATTGCCTTGAAAGTGCGTATCCGCCCCCCTGATGAATCCGGAGGAGTTCCGGCAGAACGGGCCCGGAAAATCAGGAAGGCAGTGGAAAAGGACAAAGAGACCGGCCTATCCATAAAGTTAGTTGAAGGTTCCGGGGATTTTGAATTAAGTCTGGGAAACGACAACCGCCTGATACTGAAGGGACCCGAGAATCGCATCCGGAATACTTACGCATCCGACACCGTCATTGCTGAAAGTCTCAGGCAGCATGCCCGTCAGCGTGCATTGCTTCAATTGCGGGGCGACGGCGGATCTGATTTCATAGATAATGAAACGCTGAAAGTCAGCCTGATTCCGGCCTCAAAACAGAACCGATGTGCCGAGGGTATATGGGAACAGGCCGAACCCAACACGTTGCAGATTATTCCCCTTTGCCACGCATGGAATATACAGGTCGCTTTGTCGAGTGGTTCTCCTACGCCCTTTCTGATTGGTGCGTTGATTTTTTCAACGGATGGCGGCATATTTTCATTGCCCCGTGATGGCCGCAAAGTCAGACTGATGCCGGGAGAACGTTACCTGTTTAATGCTTCCGGCGAAACCTTCATGGGGACGCCGCCCTTAAATGTACAGGACCGAATTATCGTTTTTGGAACCCAGGAAACCAATCCCGTGGAGTGGGGACAGTTTGCGGAACCTGCTGCCAGCCGCTCTCCAGGTACTTCGGGTTTGCAACAGGCGCTGCATCGCTACTTTCAAAAAGGAAAACGCGGTATTGGAACCGTGGATGAAGGATCGGTTGAAAACAGTACCTGGACACTGAGTTCAATTGCCGTAAGAGTGGAAGCCAACCAGCGGTTTTTGAATATGGCAAAAGTCTCCGGTCAACCCTTTGACTGGCGTGAATACACCCTTACCCATTTCGATATTCGGCCATACCTTCCCGATGACAAAACCACGGCTCTGTACAAGGTTCTTGAGCGGTCAGACTGGCTGGCCCGGGCCTCTGCCGGGGACGGATTCGGCTACCGTCAGCATGCTTGGGACGGAATATCCGATGAAGAAAATCTGCAACGCGGCATCGACTGTTCACGAGCGATATGGTTTGCGTTTACCCGTTCGGGGTTGCCGTACAACAGAGATGATCGATACCTTACTACGGCCATGATGGCTTCCGATAACACACTCATGCAGGATGAGTTTGATCGGTGTGATGACAACATGCCTTTACAAACCGGTGATATTTTGGTGTATCGGGATGATGTTCGCGGCGATGGACACGTCGTAATGGTCATTGATCCGGAGAAGCGTATCGCCTGGGGATCCCATGGATGGGACGGAAACCCGCGTATTCTCCCGGTGGAACCGGACACTGGGGTCGAATACCAGAAAATTAAATACAAGAAGGACTGGGAGCGCTGGGACAGAAAAACGATGACGCGTAAGGCACGCTGGCGATACCGCAGGTTTGCCCAAGAATTCGTCGATTACCGCGGCCAGCCGGGTTTGAAAGCGTTAAAGGACATTTGCAATGATAAGCTCAACTGTGGCAGATAA
- a CDS encoding TRAP transporter large permease subunit yields the protein MTVTFIGIILAASTKIIGASVVLLGLLSMPVMLNQGYSKSLACGTICGAGTIGILIPPSIMLVMMADRLGLPMGDLFMGALFPSPLLATLYMVYILSLAWLSPPKASLVPDQPDLTWQLLGSALKTCIPPVIVLFAVLGTISFGMATPTEASRIVAFILGDTYLKNHLIPALHMTEPLIPVT from the coding sequence ATGACAGTAACGTTTATCGGCATTATCCTGGCCGCCAGCACAAAAATCATCGGAGCCTCGGTAGTCCTTTTAGGGCTTTTGTCCATGCCTGTCATGCTCAACCAGGGATATTCCAAATCCCTGGCTTGCGGCACCATCTGCGGTGCAGGCACAATAGGCATTCTCATCCCGCCTTCCATTATGCTGGTCATGATGGCGGACAGACTCGGGCTGCCAATGGGGGATCTGTTCATGGGCGCGCTGTTCCCAAGCCCTTTACTGGCAACCCTTTATATGGTCTATATCCTTTCCTTGGCCTGGCTTTCACCCCCAAAAGCGTCTCTGGTCCCGGACCAGCCGGACCTGACCTGGCAACTGTTGGGATCAGCCCTGAAAACCTGTATACCACCGGTGATCGTGTTATTCGCCGTTTTAGGCACCATCTCATTTGGTATGGCAACGCCAACCGAAGCCAGCCGCATTGTGGCCTTTATTCTTGGCGATACGTACTTAAAAAATCACCTAATTCCTGCATTGCACATGACAGAACCTTTGATTCCGGTAACATGA
- a CDS encoding aminotransferase class I/II-fold pyridoxal phosphate-dependent enzyme has protein sequence MNPIPSSDRMEKVHSDIRGPVFEKAMEMVSAGIDVLRLNTGNPDTFGFTMPDSVRTALIGNLDKAVGYCDLKGMPDARKAICDYHVGKGILDLAMDDIFIGNGVSEVVNMAMTAFLNPGDEILIPSPSYSLWTNMAHIVGATPVLYRCDEVSEWSPDVVDIRKKITPKTRAILIINPNNPTGAVYSKEVLEQIIQIAREHNLLICSDEIYDRLVMDELEHFSTAALAPDMPVFTFNGLSKSHIVCGFRCGWLAISGPRQQIGGLVASVTKLAAMRLCGNALTQLVIPSALADEESTKALISPGGRIYEQREATTKALDQIEGITYVKNSAAFYLFPKIDTKKFNITSDKKFVLDLLESKHILLVAGSGFDWPEPDHFRIVMLPESKVLSCAMQELGDFLSTYRQE, from the coding sequence ATGAATCCGATACCATCTTCAGATAGAATGGAAAAAGTTCATTCTGATATACGCGGTCCTGTTTTTGAAAAAGCCATGGAAATGGTTTCCGCCGGCATTGATGTGTTAAGACTTAATACAGGAAATCCAGATACATTTGGGTTTACTATGCCTGATAGTGTGCGCACAGCCTTAATTGGTAATTTAGATAAGGCCGTGGGATATTGTGACTTAAAAGGTATGCCGGATGCCAGAAAAGCAATATGTGATTATCACGTTGGTAAAGGGATTTTGGACCTTGCCATGGATGATATATTCATTGGAAATGGTGTCAGTGAAGTGGTTAATATGGCGATGACCGCGTTTTTAAATCCCGGTGATGAGATTCTTATTCCATCTCCAAGTTATTCACTTTGGACGAATATGGCGCATATTGTCGGAGCGACGCCAGTGCTCTATCGCTGTGATGAGGTTTCTGAATGGTCTCCTGATGTGGTTGATATTCGTAAAAAAATCACACCTAAAACACGTGCCATACTTATTATTAACCCCAATAATCCGACGGGTGCCGTATATTCAAAAGAAGTACTGGAGCAGATCATTCAAATTGCAAGAGAACACAATTTGCTTATTTGTTCGGACGAAATTTATGACCGATTGGTGATGGATGAGTTAGAACATTTTTCTACGGCGGCACTTGCGCCTGATATGCCGGTTTTCACCTTCAATGGGTTATCTAAGTCACACATTGTATGTGGGTTTCGTTGTGGCTGGCTTGCAATCAGCGGGCCGCGTCAGCAAATTGGTGGTTTAGTCGCGTCTGTTACGAAACTAGCTGCCATGCGTTTGTGTGGCAATGCATTAACACAACTTGTGATTCCGTCGGCATTGGCGGATGAGGAAAGCACAAAAGCGTTGATTTCTCCTGGCGGAAGAATTTATGAACAAAGAGAGGCGACAACTAAAGCTTTAGATCAAATTGAGGGAATTACATACGTTAAAAATTCGGCAGCGTTCTATCTTTTCCCAAAAATTGATACCAAAAAATTTAATATTACAAGTGACAAAAAATTTGTACTGGATTTACTGGAGAGTAAGCATATTTTGCTTGTTGCGGGAAGTGGATTTGACTGGCCGGAACCGGATCATTTTAGGATCGTCATGTTACCGGAATCAAAGGTTCTGTCATGTGCAATGCAGGAATTAGGTGATTTTTTAAGTACGTATCGCCAAGAATAA
- the modA gene encoding molybdate ABC transporter substrate-binding protein, with protein MKKIMATVISTFVFFAVSAFAQTPEKMIVYCGITMLKPMVEISKIFEKTHDCRVAFVKGGSGKLLNLLLKNKNGDLFLPGSDSYITKIDTEHKGLVTASAHVGFNKAALFVKKGNPKNLTSDLNNLLSKDYTVIIGSPEKGSIGKETKKILTKKGIYEDVKNRAVVTLHSQSLVNALKTDKADVTINWFAVSTWPENSNEVEALPIDDQYAKKKKLVLAVLKDSKNPDLATAFLNFASSEKGKAVFQKYGLGI; from the coding sequence ATGAAAAAAATAATGGCAACGGTTATCTCTACGTTTGTTTTTTTTGCGGTTTCTGCTTTTGCCCAAACCCCTGAAAAAATGATTGTTTATTGTGGAATTACAATGCTCAAACCAATGGTTGAAATCTCGAAAATTTTTGAAAAAACCCATGATTGCCGTGTGGCTTTTGTTAAAGGAGGGTCAGGAAAACTTTTAAACCTTCTTTTAAAAAATAAAAATGGAGACCTTTTTCTGCCTGGGTCGGATTCATATATAACGAAAATAGATACCGAACATAAAGGACTGGTAACTGCCAGTGCCCATGTAGGTTTTAATAAAGCCGCCCTGTTTGTTAAAAAAGGCAATCCCAAGAACTTGACTTCGGATTTGAATAACCTCCTCAGCAAAGATTATACCGTCATCATCGGTTCTCCTGAAAAAGGCAGTATCGGTAAGGAAACAAAAAAAATCCTCACGAAAAAAGGAATCTATGAAGATGTTAAAAACAGAGCGGTTGTGACCCTACACTCCCAAAGCCTTGTCAATGCCCTCAAGACAGATAAGGCTGATGTAACCATCAACTGGTTTGCCGTATCAACCTGGCCGGAAAATAGTAATGAAGTGGAAGCACTCCCCATTGATGATCAATATGCTAAAAAGAAGAAGCTGGTTCTTGCGGTATTAAAAGACTCCAAAAATCCTGACCTGGCAACGGCTTTTTTAAATTTTGCTTCATCGGAAAAAGGGAAAGCCGTCTTTCAGAAGTATGGTCTGGGAATATAA
- a CDS encoding caspase family protein — translation MHNYLFNRYELGRLKKASRSGNQRFRVAHTVLWIALIVSMTFVVSCAAPKRLSLTAAQETDRASAHARMVVQLTHANHVSAMDVSADGHFLVSAGWDNTVRLWNARTGQEIRRFAGHIEVVRSVALSPDGALLLTGSADQTARLWDTFSGRELMQLKGHTQPVTTVAFSPDASWFATGSEDMTVRLWNAEDGREIRLIKDFNAEVTSLAISPDGRRILTGGGITAQLWNPKTGREIRRFIGHQGGISAVAISPDGRFALTGSLDKTARLWNITNGREIQQYTGHEKALTSAAFCHDGHVVVTGSQDATARLWNALQGTQYGNAIVHSNAVTVVDTFAEETVFFTAAGEIPQAWSLDLSSGTVQNLLSFEGNSDWVSSVDFSPDGKRLLIGTWDDTAQLWDAGSGVQLHRLQGHTGDVRGVTFSPDGQWIATAARDGTARIWQTNNGLEFYRLTGHNGGIRPVVFSGDGRWILTGGDDGTARVWDRQTGFSQVSLLGPHEGRVSSVAFSPDGRRVVTASKQMVRLWDVATQRIIRHFKGHTRLVNTVTFSPDGRRILSAGWDQVIQLWDSRSGTKILNFEGHTNGIHSAVFSRDGRYVATGSEDRTIRLWDSDSGKELRRFIGHTSAVIQVAFSPDNRFLLSASADQTARLWDTATGEELCQLISFRDGGWAVVDRTGRFDASNGGDVEGLHWVVGLEAIALSQLKERYYDPGLLAKKMGYNREPLRTVASFVAPGLFPSVITKPLDPKDPRLQITLVNRGGGLGRAVILLNGKEMVTDARGGTVDPSAERADLPSIPLAGHPYLLAGQKNVIEIRTYNAEGYLSSRGITMVYQEPGTAEEEKPVLWAIVAGVSDYAGNAIDLRYAAKDAEDMAHALEIGATRLFGVDNVRLTLLITSDKSEQATPTRERLQAAFEAAAKARASDLLIVYLAGHGVNYGGQDGDFYYLTPDAGSGNLDDPAVRASAAISSRELTEMIKKVPALKQILILDTCAAGRVVERLTEKRDIASSQVRSLERMKDRTGLYVLAGSAADAVSYEASQYGQGLLTWSLLFGMRGAALRESQFVDVERLLHHAADHVPQIAKDIGGIQRPVVAMPRGGASFDFGQLLKEDRQKIRLATVRPLILQSSFQDEQRFLDHLKLSRRVNDALREVSVRGQDTGFVYVDAADFPDAYSLAGRYWVYGNLVKVRALLFKEDIQKGLIEVAGDITRLNRLAADIITEIERTLEALPG, via the coding sequence ATGCACAACTATCTTTTCAATCGTTACGAACTGGGTCGTTTGAAGAAAGCATCGAGGTCGGGCAATCAACGATTCAGGGTTGCCCATACCGTGTTGTGGATTGCCTTGATTGTTTCGATGACCTTTGTCGTTTCGTGTGCAGCCCCAAAGAGACTGTCTCTAACAGCTGCTCAGGAAACAGACCGGGCATCAGCACATGCCCGGATGGTGGTGCAGTTAACCCACGCAAATCATGTATCGGCTATGGATGTATCGGCCGACGGGCATTTTCTCGTCAGTGCCGGTTGGGATAATACCGTTCGTCTGTGGAATGCCCGTACAGGACAGGAAATCCGCCGCTTTGCAGGCCATATCGAAGTGGTCCGTTCGGTTGCGCTGTCGCCTGACGGCGCCCTGCTGTTAACCGGCAGTGCGGATCAAACGGCACGGTTGTGGGATACGTTCAGCGGTAGAGAATTGATGCAACTGAAGGGACATACCCAACCGGTGACGACGGTGGCCTTTTCACCGGATGCTTCCTGGTTTGCGACTGGCAGTGAAGATATGACGGTGCGTCTGTGGAATGCTGAAGATGGCCGTGAAATTCGGCTAATAAAAGATTTTAACGCCGAGGTCACGTCTCTTGCAATTTCGCCGGACGGGCGGCGCATACTTACCGGCGGCGGCATAACGGCTCAGTTGTGGAACCCGAAAACCGGTCGAGAAATACGCCGTTTTATAGGTCATCAGGGGGGTATCAGTGCGGTGGCCATTTCACCCGACGGACGGTTTGCTCTGACAGGTAGTCTTGATAAAACAGCACGTCTGTGGAACATCACAAACGGACGCGAAATCCAGCAATACACCGGACATGAAAAAGCGCTAACCTCGGCGGCGTTCTGCCATGACGGACATGTGGTTGTCACCGGCAGTCAGGATGCGACGGCTCGTCTCTGGAATGCGCTGCAGGGCACGCAATACGGAAACGCCATTGTGCACTCAAATGCGGTAACCGTTGTGGATACCTTTGCTGAAGAAACAGTTTTTTTTACGGCTGCGGGTGAAATTCCACAGGCCTGGTCGCTGGATCTTTCATCAGGAACGGTCCAGAACCTTCTGAGTTTTGAAGGCAATTCCGATTGGGTCAGCTCGGTCGATTTTTCTCCTGACGGGAAGCGCTTACTGATCGGCACCTGGGATGATACGGCACAACTATGGGATGCAGGCAGCGGTGTACAGCTGCACCGTCTGCAGGGTCACACCGGTGATGTTCGTGGCGTGACCTTCTCCCCGGATGGACAATGGATTGCAACCGCAGCGCGGGATGGCACCGCCCGCATCTGGCAAACAAACAACGGGCTTGAATTTTATCGCTTGACGGGGCATAACGGCGGCATCCGGCCGGTTGTGTTTTCAGGCGACGGGCGATGGATTTTAACCGGAGGAGACGATGGAACGGCCAGGGTGTGGGACAGGCAGACCGGTTTTTCACAGGTCAGTCTCCTTGGACCTCATGAAGGCCGTGTCTCTTCTGTCGCGTTTTCGCCAGATGGACGCCGGGTTGTGACGGCCAGCAAACAGATGGTGCGTCTCTGGGACGTCGCCACGCAACGTATCATCAGACATTTTAAGGGCCACACGCGGCTGGTCAACACGGTGACATTCTCTCCTGACGGTCGCCGGATCCTCAGCGCCGGCTGGGATCAAGTCATCCAATTGTGGGATTCCCGGAGTGGAACAAAAATTCTGAACTTTGAAGGTCACACCAACGGCATACACAGCGCGGTATTTTCGCGGGACGGCCGCTATGTGGCAACGGGAAGCGAGGATAGAACGATCCGCCTGTGGGATTCGGACAGCGGCAAGGAACTGCGACGTTTTATCGGTCATACCAGTGCTGTCATTCAGGTGGCATTCTCTCCAGACAACCGTTTTTTACTGTCGGCCAGCGCCGATCAGACAGCCAGACTCTGGGATACTGCCACGGGTGAAGAATTGTGCCAGTTAATCAGTTTTCGGGACGGTGGCTGGGCCGTGGTTGACAGGACAGGACGTTTTGATGCTTCCAACGGAGGCGATGTTGAAGGGCTGCACTGGGTCGTCGGTCTGGAAGCAATTGCCTTGAGCCAACTGAAGGAACGCTACTATGACCCCGGGCTGCTTGCAAAAAAGATGGGCTATAACCGCGAACCTCTGCGAACAGTCGCCTCTTTTGTCGCCCCTGGTTTATTTCCGAGTGTTATCACGAAACCGCTGGACCCCAAGGACCCACGGCTTCAAATTACGCTGGTTAACCGGGGCGGCGGTCTCGGTCGCGCCGTTATTCTGCTCAACGGCAAAGAAATGGTTACCGATGCCCGCGGCGGCACGGTTGATCCATCTGCCGAACGGGCCGATTTACCGTCGATTCCCCTGGCCGGCCATCCCTATCTGCTTGCCGGGCAGAAAAATGTTATTGAAATTCGTACCTACAACGCCGAGGGCTATCTTTCCAGCCGGGGTATTACGATGGTTTATCAGGAACCGGGAACGGCCGAAGAGGAAAAACCGGTATTGTGGGCAATCGTGGCCGGTGTTTCGGATTATGCCGGCAATGCCATTGACTTGCGGTATGCAGCAAAAGATGCCGAAGATATGGCTCATGCTCTCGAAATCGGTGCGACACGGCTGTTCGGGGTCGATAATGTTCGACTTACGCTGCTGATCACCTCAGACAAATCGGAACAGGCCACCCCCACACGGGAACGGCTTCAGGCAGCATTTGAAGCTGCTGCCAAAGCTCGTGCAAGCGACCTGCTGATTGTTTATCTGGCCGGTCACGGTGTCAATTACGGTGGTCAGGACGGAGATTTCTATTATCTGACCCCTGATGCCGGAAGCGGCAACCTCGATGATCCTGCCGTACGAGCTTCCGCCGCCATATCGAGCAGGGAACTGACCGAAATGATCAAAAAGGTGCCGGCGCTGAAACAGATTCTAATCCTTGACACCTGTGCTGCGGGCAGAGTCGTGGAACGATTGACCGAAAAGCGGGATATTGCTTCCAGTCAGGTGCGGTCGCTGGAACGCATGAAGGACCGTACGGGGCTTTATGTTTTGGCCGGTTCAGCGGCCGATGCCGTAAGCTATGAGGCCAGCCAATACGGCCAGGGGTTGCTAACCTGGAGCCTGTTGTTCGGCATGCGCGGTGCAGCTCTGCGTGAATCCCAGTTTGTCGATGTCGAACGTCTGCTTCATCACGCGGCAGATCATGTGCCGCAAATCGCGAAAGACATTGGTGGAATTCAACGTCCGGTAGTCGCAATGCCAAGGGGAGGCGCAAGCTTCGATTTCGGACAGCTCCTCAAAGAGGATCGGCAAAAAATCCGGCTTGCCACCGTCAGACCGTTGATATTGCAATCAAGCTTTCAGGATGAACAGCGGTTTCTCGATCACTTGAAATTGAGTCGTCGGGTCAATGATGCCCTTCGCGAAGTGTCGGTGCGCGGTCAAGACACCGGGTTTGTTTATGTGGATGCGGCCGACTTTCCGGATGCCTATTCTCTGGCCGGGCGTTATTGGGTATACGGCAATCTTGTGAAAGTCAGGGCTCTGCTGTTCAAAGAAGATATACAGAAAGGATTGATCGAGGTTGCCGGTGATATTACCCGACTCAACCGACTCGCTGCAGATATCATTACCGAAATTGAACGAACGCTTGAGGCGCTGCCGGGATGA